From the Deinococcus misasensis DSM 22328 genome, one window contains:
- a CDS encoding DedA family protein, translated as MEQFQDWLLNLPPLLVHVLLFLLLLVEGIGTPGLPFEVLWIVEGIFIHEGKTTLLAAILWGTVGNWLGNLIGYKLGGRLARYLPPKARNSLGIEEVRQLFQRWGVGVVLFSRWMGLIRTPTILYAGAVGMPFWKYALWSFVGALSWVGIWQLGCWYFGKLILEWWDQYKIYIVLGGILIGIFGVWTVIRKRKPNDAPSNTP; from the coding sequence GTGGAACAATTTCAAGACTGGTTGCTGAATCTTCCCCCCCTTTTGGTGCATGTCCTGCTGTTTTTGCTTTTGCTGGTCGAAGGCATTGGAACCCCCGGCCTGCCTTTTGAAGTCCTGTGGATCGTCGAAGGCATTTTCATCCATGAAGGCAAAACCACCCTGCTGGCTGCAATCCTCTGGGGCACTGTGGGCAACTGGTTGGGAAACCTCATTGGGTACAAGCTGGGAGGCCGACTGGCACGGTACCTGCCACCCAAAGCCCGCAATTCTCTGGGCATCGAAGAAGTCCGTCAACTCTTCCAGAGGTGGGGTGTGGGTGTGGTGCTGTTCAGCCGCTGGATGGGCCTGATTCGAACCCCCACCATCCTGTATGCCGGAGCAGTGGGCATGCCGTTCTGGAAGTATGCCCTCTGGAGTTTTGTGGGTGCACTGTCCTGGGTGGGCATCTGGCAATTGGGTTGCTGGTACTTTGGAAAATTGATTCTGGAATGGTGGGACCAGTACAAAATTTACATTGTGCTGGGAGGAATTTTGATCGGGATTTTTGGCGTATGGACGGTGATCCGCAAGCGTAAGCCAAACGATGCACCCTCAAATACCCCCTGA